A DNA window from Loxodonta africana isolate mLoxAfr1 chromosome 7, mLoxAfr1.hap2, whole genome shotgun sequence contains the following coding sequences:
- the LOC100677049 gene encoding olfactory receptor 5M5-like, with protein sequence MKMKIVPKHNDTEATEFVLLGLTSRPELQPILFVVFLLIYLITLTGNIAMILLIHFTPQLQTPMYFFLTHLACVDIFYSTNVSPQMLVNFLSLKKTISYTGCLAQCFVFVALLLTEYYMLGAMAYDWYMAICNPLHYTSRMSRPVCICLVTFPYLWGSMVGTMQVILTSHLSFCGPNTVDHFYCADPPLLMLTCSDTYIKQTALFVSAGINLTGSLLIILMSYIFIFITIMRMHSSEGQRKAFSTCGSHLTAVTMFYGSLLCMYLRPANKQSVEQGKIVAVFCIFVSPMLNPFIYSLRNKDVKQALRRAFRKNLGKREKSSISTVSQ encoded by the coding sequence ATGAAGATGAAGATAGTTCCCAAACACAACGACACTGAAGCCACTGAGTTTGTCCTGCTGGGACTGACCAGTCGGCCAGAGCTGCAGCCCATACTTTTTGTGGTGTTTCTCCTGATTTACCTCAtcaccctgacaggaaacattGCCATGATTTTACTAATCCACTTCACTCCTCAACTGCaaacccccatgtactttttcctcaccCATTTAGCCTGTGTGGATATTTTTTACTCCACTAATGTCTCTCCCCAGATGCTTGTTAATTTCTTATCTTTAAAGAAAACCATTTCCTACACTGGGTGTCTTGCCCAGTGTTTTGTGTTTGTGGCTCTGCTCCTTACTGAGTACTACATGCTCGGTGCCATGGCCTATGACTGGTACATGGCAATCTGTAATCCCCTGCATTACACCAGCAGAATGTCCAGACCTGTTTGCATCTGCCTGGTCACCTTCCCCTACTTGTGGGGCTCTATGGTAGGCACAATGCAGGTAATATTGACTTCTCACCTGTCCTTTTGTGGACCCAACACTGTCGACCATTTCTACTGTGCTGACCCACCCCTCCTAATGTTGACATGTTCTGATACTTACATCAAGCAAACTGCCTTGTTTGTGTCTGCAGGGATTAACCTCACAGGTTCTTTGCTCATCATCCTCATGtcttacattttcattttcatcaCCATTATGAGGATGCACTCCAGTGAGGGGCAGcgcaaagccttctccacctgtggctCCCACTTGACAGCTGTCACGATGTTCTACGGGTCCCTCTTGTGCATGTATCTGAGGCCGGCAAACAAGCAGTCTGTTGAGCAAGGGAAAATTGTGGCAGTATTTTGTATATTTGTGAGTCCCATGCTCAACCCtttcatctacagcctgaggaacaaggaTGTGAAACAAGCTTTGAGAAGAGCATTTAGGAAAAACCTTGGTAAAAGGGAGAAAAGTTCCATTTCTACTGTCTCCCAATAA